One region of Pagrus major chromosome 7, Pma_NU_1.0 genomic DNA includes:
- the ngfa gene encoding neurotrophin-7: protein MRSSPLVLLLLIGVQALLNMGGGLAWSDGAANHKVGQRTAANHRAGQQQTAAGDHLSEHHSSQEHRRTSHHRTKRPHRAASHSHDRSPVAGHSTSNSPPDPSSPVVDPKLFSKRRYRSSPRVVFSEVPPSHDALESEGYDIEGVRGARVRRRAGSHTMHRGEYSVCDSINTWVGNLTRATDIAGNEVTVLPNVTINNVVKKQFFYETTCRSPTHRGSGTASGGRQGGRGGKQGSKSGNSGCLGIDSRHWNSYCTNTHIFVSALTIFKERTAWRFIRINAACVCVLSRKSWAGRLGH, encoded by the coding sequence ATGAGGTCGTCACCACTGGTCCTGCTCCTCTTGATCGGCGTCCAGGCTCTACTGAACATGGGAGGTGGATTGGCCTGGAGCGACGGGGCAGCCAACCACAAAGTAGGACAGCGGAcggcagccaatcacagagcaggacagcagcagacagcagcaggggaCCACCTTTCTGAACACCATTCTTCACAGGAACATCGTAGGACCAGCCACCACAGGACCAAGAGGCCCCATCGGGCTGCTTCACACTCCCATGATAGGAGCCCTGTCGCCGGGCACTCTACGTCAAATTCCCCCCCGGACCCATCTAGCCCAGTGGTGGACCCCAAGCTCTTCTCCAAGAGACGTTACCGCTCCTCACCCCGTGTTGTCTTCAGTGAGGTGCCCCCATCACATGATGCCCTGGAAAGCGAGGGCTATGACATTGAAGGGGTGAGGGGGGCGAGGGTAAGGCGCAGAGCAGGATCGCACACCATGCACCGAGGAGAGTACTCAGTATGTGACAGCATAAATACCTGGGTGGGCAACCTGACACGAGCCACAGACATAGCTGGGAATGAGGTGACAGTGCTGCCCAACGTTACAATCAACAACGTGGTGAAGAAACAGTTCTTCTATGAGACCACCTGCCGATCCCCCACGCACAGAGGCTCCGGGACTGCAAGCGGGGGAAGGCAAGGGGGCCGGGGTGGCAAACAGGGCTCCAAATCAGGCAACTCAGGCTGTCTGGGCATCGACAGTCGCCATTGGAACTCCTactgcaccaacacacacatattcgtAAGCGCCCTGACCATCTTCAAGGAACGGACAGCATGGCGTTTCATCCGCATCAACgccgcatgtgtgtgtgttctcagccGGAAGTCTTGGGCGGGACGACTGGGGCACTGA